Proteins encoded in a region of the Variovorax sp. PAMC 28711 genome:
- a CDS encoding voltage-gated chloride channel family protein, whose translation MSRFRRPEQFDLLPYIGKWLVIASVVAFLAGSASALFLFALDRATAWREAHRWIIWLLPLAGGAVGWVYFKLGKQVEAGNNLLIDEIHDPKKVVPLRMVPLVLGGTVMSHLFGASVGREGTAVQMGGALADQLTHVFRMQPADRRILLMAGISAGFASVFGTPLAGALFGLEVLAIGRMRYDALFPCMVAGIVADQVGMAWGVHHMHYAIGEVVAVTPWSVGAVVIAGVIFGLVGLVFATATHQLGGLVKRWIFYPPLRPMLGGIVIALALWALGRAGFDAHRYIGLGIPSIVNAFQEPSAPWDFFGKLAFTVTSLGTGFKGGEVTPLFYIGATLGNVLAPMLQLPFAMLAGIGFVAVFAGAANTPLATIVMAIELFGPQIGPLAAIGCITSYLCSGHTGIYHSQRVGHIKHHGGPPEELRIADVPQFRKKQQTQHVSATRDDRS comes from the coding sequence ATGAGCCGATTTAGACGACCTGAACAATTCGACCTGCTGCCGTACATCGGCAAGTGGCTCGTGATTGCCTCCGTTGTGGCCTTCCTGGCCGGCAGCGCTTCCGCACTTTTCCTCTTCGCCCTCGACCGCGCCACGGCTTGGCGCGAAGCGCATCGTTGGATCATCTGGCTGTTGCCCCTCGCCGGTGGCGCCGTCGGCTGGGTGTACTTCAAGCTCGGCAAGCAGGTCGAGGCCGGCAACAACCTGCTGATCGACGAGATCCACGACCCGAAGAAGGTCGTGCCGCTGCGCATGGTCCCGCTCGTCCTGGGCGGCACCGTCATGTCACATCTCTTCGGCGCGTCCGTGGGTCGCGAGGGGACGGCGGTGCAGATGGGCGGCGCACTGGCGGACCAGCTCACGCACGTCTTTCGAATGCAGCCTGCCGATCGCCGCATCCTGCTGATGGCGGGCATCAGCGCTGGCTTCGCCTCCGTGTTCGGGACCCCGCTGGCGGGGGCACTCTTCGGCCTCGAGGTGCTGGCCATAGGCCGGATGCGCTACGACGCCCTATTTCCCTGCATGGTCGCTGGCATCGTGGCCGATCAGGTCGGCATGGCCTGGGGCGTGCACCACATGCACTACGCGATCGGAGAGGTGGTCGCGGTTACGCCTTGGAGCGTCGGAGCCGTCGTGATCGCTGGTGTGATTTTCGGTCTCGTCGGCCTCGTGTTTGCGACCGCGACGCACCAGCTCGGAGGGCTTGTCAAGCGATGGATCTTTTATCCGCCGCTGCGCCCGATGTTGGGCGGCATCGTGATCGCGCTCGCCCTCTGGGCTCTCGGCAGAGCGGGCTTCGATGCGCATCGCTACATCGGGCTGGGCATTCCTAGCATCGTCAACGCCTTCCAGGAACCTTCGGCGCCGTGGGATTTTTTTGGCAAGCTGGCCTTCACCGTCACCTCGCTCGGCACAGGCTTCAAGGGCGGCGAGGTCACGCCGCTGTTCTACATCGGCGCGACCTTGGGCAACGTCCTGGCGCCCATGCTGCAGCTGCCCTTCGCCATGCTCGCCGGCATCGGCTTTGTGGCCGTGTTCGCGGGCGCGGCCAACACGCCACTGGCCACCATCGTCATGGCAATCGAACTGTTTGGGCCGCAGATCGGACCGCTCGCAGCCATCGGCTGCATCACCAGCTACCTCTGCTCCGGCCACACCGGCATCTACCACTCGCAGCGCGTCGGCCACATCAAACACCATGGCGGTCCCCCAGAGGAACTGCGTATCGCCGATGTCCCGCAATTCCGTAAAAAGCAGCAGACCCAGCACGTCTCCGCAACCAGAGATGACCGCTCATGA
- a CDS encoding DUF190 domain-containing protein produces the protein MKGFQITFFAEQEHRHDHNPMGDWLLQFAKDNGALGGSLMGAATGFGSAGKMHSTHFFELAQQPVAVTVSATEEVAERLLAAIALEPVTVFYIQVPMVYGRIGKATPPASAGDAADAGD, from the coding sequence ATGAAGGGTTTCCAGATCACGTTCTTTGCCGAGCAGGAACATCGACACGACCACAACCCCATGGGAGACTGGCTTTTGCAATTTGCCAAGGACAACGGTGCGTTGGGCGGAAGCTTGATGGGCGCGGCTACGGGTTTCGGATCCGCCGGAAAAATGCATTCCACTCACTTTTTCGAACTGGCCCAGCAGCCTGTGGCGGTGACGGTATCGGCCACGGAAGAGGTCGCCGAACGACTGCTTGCAGCGATTGCGCTTGAGCCGGTCACGGTGTTCTACATCCAGGTGCCAATGGTCTACGGGCGGATCGGCAAAGCAACGCCGCCCGCGTCGGCCGGTGATGCCGCTGATGCCGGCGATTGA
- a CDS encoding ABC transporter ATP-binding protein gives MTFAEDRLRMTVDNCLLAISGLASPFGGPFDLALNAGECVCVLGRSGSGKSVLLRLIADMDPGTGGVNLAGKRRETFAAPAWRGRVIYQSAEPAWWASTPAAHFPSAASSRVAELMAALGLGPDLLDADIARLSTGERQRLALVRSMVREPDVLLLDEPSASLDGASTLAIESLLLQQLRSGLGIVMVTHSREQAVRMSHRHFEMRDGKLHAP, from the coding sequence TTGACCTTCGCCGAGGACCGTTTACGAATGACTGTCGACAACTGCTTGCTGGCGATCTCCGGTCTTGCGTCGCCGTTCGGCGGTCCGTTCGATCTGGCCTTGAACGCCGGCGAATGTGTCTGCGTGCTCGGCAGATCAGGATCGGGCAAGAGCGTCCTGCTGCGCCTGATCGCCGACATGGACCCCGGCACCGGCGGCGTGAACCTGGCCGGGAAACGCCGGGAGACATTTGCAGCGCCGGCGTGGCGAGGTCGTGTGATCTACCAGTCAGCCGAACCCGCTTGGTGGGCGTCAACGCCGGCAGCCCACTTCCCGTCTGCCGCGTCGAGCCGGGTCGCCGAACTGATGGCGGCGCTCGGGCTGGGCCCGGACCTGCTGGACGCCGACATCGCACGCCTTTCGACCGGCGAGCGTCAACGCCTGGCGCTCGTCCGCTCGATGGTGCGGGAGCCCGACGTGCTGCTGCTCGACGAGCCTTCGGCCTCGCTCGACGGCGCCTCCACGCTGGCGATTGAATCCCTGCTTCTGCAACAGCTCCGCTCCGGCCTCGGCATCGTGATGGTGACGCACTCGCGTGAGCAGGCTGTGCGGATGAGCCATCGCCACTTCGAGATGCGCGACGGCAAGCTGCACGCGCCATGA
- a CDS encoding ABC transporter permease: MSTIHLHATDVALATLLVLINALASVLLHLQLHRQVLWAATRMVVQLLLVGLVLRFVFQAASPAATLGIVALMLLAAAREVAVRPTRRLKGAGSYRIAAVVVGFSSIATVLLALMTAIRPQPWYDPRYAIPLMGIVLGSVLNSASLGLDSFFEGISTGRPAIEAQLALGASIHQALAAPIRHAIRRGMIPIINQMSAAGVITLPGIMTGQLLAGMDPLEAVKYQILLLFLLTGAGGLASAGAVYLAARAVTDDRQRLRADRLK; this comes from the coding sequence ATGAGCACCATCCATCTTCACGCCACGGACGTGGCGCTCGCCACGTTGCTGGTGCTGATCAACGCCCTGGCGTCCGTGCTCCTGCACCTGCAGTTGCATCGGCAGGTGCTCTGGGCCGCTACCCGCATGGTCGTCCAGCTCCTGCTGGTCGGCTTGGTGCTGCGCTTCGTGTTCCAGGCGGCGTCGCCGGCGGCCACTCTCGGGATCGTCGCGCTCATGCTGCTGGCGGCCGCGCGCGAAGTCGCAGTGCGTCCAACTCGGCGTCTCAAGGGTGCCGGGAGTTACCGCATCGCGGCGGTGGTCGTCGGCTTCTCGAGCATCGCCACCGTGTTGCTCGCATTGATGACGGCGATCCGCCCGCAGCCCTGGTACGACCCGCGCTACGCCATCCCGCTGATGGGCATCGTGCTCGGCAGTGTGCTCAATTCGGCCAGCCTGGGTCTCGACAGCTTCTTCGAAGGCATCAGCACCGGGCGCCCGGCGATCGAGGCGCAGCTGGCGCTCGGCGCCAGCATCCACCAAGCGCTGGCCGCACCGATCCGCCATGCGATCCGCCGCGGGATGATTCCGATCATCAACCAGATGTCGGCCGCGGGTGTCATCACGCTGCCCGGCATCATGACGGGGCAGTTGCTGGCCGGCATGGATCCACTCGAGGCCGTGAAATACCAGATCCTGCTGCTTTTCCTGCTCACAGGCGCCGGCGGTCTCGCGTCGGCGGGCGCGGTCTATCTGGCGGCGAGGGCTGTCACCGACGACCGACAGCGCCTGCGCGCAGATCGACTGAAGTAA
- a CDS encoding 2,3-bisphosphoglycerate-dependent phosphoglycerate mutase, with the protein MQLLLIRHGESEWNLAQRFTGWADVGLTPRGVRQMQEAGRAIRRSGLVVDRVFSSMLVRCIRSVDCLLLAAGSPSAPRTADWRLNERHYGALTGSSKAEAIARYGADQVQAWRRSYRAVPPPWTQDDVDRVATDPSMEPPCAGLEPLPLAESLAQTVLRVTALWQELIEPSLASAQTVAVVGHGNSLRALVMQLEELSEQAVSCLEIANGEMRAYESGAGRTLHLQCIWQPSALAPISKIL; encoded by the coding sequence GTGCAACTGCTGCTCATCCGACACGGTGAGTCCGAATGGAACCTGGCACAGCGTTTCACCGGCTGGGCCGACGTGGGTCTCACGCCGCGGGGTGTGCGTCAGATGCAGGAGGCCGGCCGTGCGATTCGGCGGTCAGGTCTGGTCGTCGACCGCGTCTTCTCCTCCATGCTGGTCCGTTGCATACGGTCTGTCGACTGCTTGCTGCTCGCAGCGGGAAGTCCATCGGCGCCACGCACAGCCGACTGGCGGTTGAACGAGCGGCACTATGGTGCATTGACGGGGTCATCCAAGGCCGAAGCCATCGCGCGGTACGGTGCCGATCAGGTGCAAGCTTGGCGCAGGTCGTACCGCGCGGTACCGCCGCCGTGGACTCAGGACGATGTCGATCGGGTGGCGACGGATCCATCGATGGAACCACCCTGCGCAGGGCTGGAACCCCTGCCCTTGGCGGAATCACTCGCGCAAACCGTTCTGCGGGTGACCGCGCTCTGGCAGGAACTGATCGAACCATCATTGGCGTCGGCCCAAACGGTAGCTGTCGTCGGTCATGGCAACAGCCTGCGGGCGCTGGTGATGCAGCTTGAAGAACTCAGTGAACAAGCGGTCTCGTGCCTGGAGATCGCCAACGGCGAAATGCGTGCCTATGAGTCAGGCGCTGGTCGCACACTGCATCTGCAATGCATCTGGCAGCCATCTGCGCTGGCGCCCATCTCAAAAATTCTTTGA
- a CDS encoding COG4315 family predicted lipoprotein — MKSSLLPTLILALAALASGAAMAAAPVKTAGGMLVNTSGMTLYTFDNDTAGSGKSACNGPCAGLWPPVMAEADAKPEGDMTIVARDDGTKQWAYKGKPVYLYKSDMKAGDMTGDNFKNVWHVIKP; from the coding sequence ATGAAATCTTCCCTTCTGCCCACCCTGATTCTTGCGCTCGCCGCGCTCGCCTCTGGCGCCGCTATGGCCGCCGCTCCGGTCAAGACAGCCGGCGGCATGCTGGTCAACACCAGCGGCATGACGCTCTACACCTTCGACAACGACACGGCGGGCAGCGGCAAGAGTGCCTGCAACGGCCCGTGCGCCGGACTGTGGCCGCCGGTGATGGCAGAAGCGGACGCGAAGCCTGAAGGCGACATGACCATCGTCGCGCGCGACGACGGCACCAAGCAATGGGCCTACAAGGGCAAGCCGGTGTACCTGTACAAGTCCGACATGAAGGCCGGCGACATGACCGGCGACAACTTCAAGAACGTCTGGCACGTCATCAAGCCCTGA
- a CDS encoding RNA polymerase sigma factor, with protein MRAQDEAAIVACIPSLRRYARGLVADTTRADDLVQDTLERAWSRFSLWQKRGDIRAWMFGIMHNHFIDGVRARSSRPEDSAGDDLPEIPQRASQSDGIEVRDLDRILQRLPVEQREVMLLIAVEELSYAEAAAVLGVPIGTVMSRLARGRDKLRQELQGRAPSAQVAAPLRRIK; from the coding sequence ATGCGCGCACAGGACGAAGCCGCGATCGTCGCCTGCATTCCCAGCCTGCGCCGTTACGCGCGCGGGCTGGTGGCAGATACCACTCGGGCCGACGACCTGGTGCAGGACACGCTGGAGCGAGCGTGGAGCCGGTTCTCGCTTTGGCAGAAACGCGGCGACATCCGCGCCTGGATGTTCGGCATCATGCACAACCACTTCATCGACGGTGTACGCGCCAGGAGCAGCCGACCCGAGGACAGCGCGGGCGACGACCTGCCCGAAATCCCGCAGCGTGCCAGCCAGTCCGACGGCATTGAGGTCCGCGATCTGGACCGTATCCTGCAGCGGTTGCCTGTGGAGCAACGCGAGGTGATGCTGCTCATCGCAGTCGAAGAACTAAGCTACGCAGAAGCCGCCGCAGTGCTCGGCGTGCCCATCGGCACGGTGATGTCCCGCCTGGCGCGCGGCCGTGACAAGCTGCGACAGGAACTGCAAGGCCGCGCGCCATCAGCCCAAGTTGCCGCGCCCCTGCGCAGGATCAAGTGA
- a CDS encoding anti-sigma factor family protein, translated as MDSPPLKPISTDGIKPVTEADLHAFADQLLDPARHVEIDAFLDAHPAERQRVDDWRAQNLALKQLLDPVLSEPLPLRLPLKPAPGAGWQGWPWRSLAAGVAIAVVSTGSAWWGRGAYDGQLQRSATLAAARAGTLNGFAHRAAVAHVVYSPDVRRPVEVGADQEQALVTWLTKRMGTEVKPPDLRALGYELIGGRLLPGDKGPVAQFMFGGAKGERLTLYVTREDAGRETAFKFGQDGPVNVFYWVDKDFGYAISSGDSKSEMLRVAEAVYSQLEARK; from the coding sequence ATGGACTCTCCCCCACTCAAACCCATTTCCACCGACGGCATCAAGCCGGTGACCGAAGCCGATCTGCATGCTTTTGCGGATCAGCTTCTGGACCCTGCGCGGCATGTAGAGATCGATGCCTTCCTGGATGCCCACCCGGCCGAACGCCAGCGCGTGGACGACTGGCGCGCCCAGAACCTGGCGCTCAAGCAGTTGCTCGACCCGGTCCTGTCCGAGCCCTTGCCATTGCGCCTGCCGCTGAAGCCGGCGCCGGGGGCGGGCTGGCAGGGATGGCCGTGGCGCTCCCTGGCAGCCGGCGTGGCGATCGCGGTCGTCAGCACCGGGTCGGCCTGGTGGGGCCGTGGCGCCTACGACGGGCAACTGCAGCGCAGTGCCACGCTGGCCGCGGCGCGGGCGGGCACGCTCAATGGTTTTGCCCACCGCGCGGCCGTGGCCCACGTGGTCTACAGCCCGGACGTGCGTCGTCCGGTGGAGGTCGGCGCCGACCAGGAGCAGGCGCTCGTCACCTGGCTGACCAAGCGCATGGGCACCGAAGTGAAGCCGCCCGACCTGCGCGCCCTGGGCTACGAGCTCATCGGCGGGCGGCTGCTGCCGGGCGACAAGGGGCCGGTGGCGCAGTTCATGTTCGGCGGCGCAAAGGGCGAGCGTCTGACGCTGTACGTCACTCGCGAGGACGCCGGACGCGAGACGGCCTTCAAGTTCGGCCAGGATGGCCCGGTGAATGTCTTCTACTGGGTCGACAAGGACTTCGGCTACGCCATTTCGTCAGGCGACAGCAAGTCCGAAATGCTGCGGGTCGCCGAGGCGGTTTACAGCCAGCTTGAAGCACGCAAATAA
- a CDS encoding class I SAM-dependent methyltransferase — translation MDDLLGLHGFDVTVLDISENALDVARQRLAFDARRVRLLAGDITRLALPAHAYDIWHDRAVFHFMTTPEQRQAYIAQVRQAVRPGGHVIVAVFGPDGPMQCSGLPVMRYAPDALHAQFGDAFELVEHAPKAHRTLAGVEQQFVYCHCVMH, via the coding sequence GTGGACGATCTGCTCGGACTGCATGGCTTCGACGTCACTGTGCTCGACATTTCGGAGAATGCGCTCGACGTGGCCCGTCAACGGCTCGCTTTCGACGCCCGGCGGGTGCGATTGCTGGCGGGAGACATCACCCGGCTTGCCTTACCCGCACATGCCTACGACATCTGGCACGACAGGGCCGTCTTTCATTTCATGACCACACCCGAGCAACGCCAGGCCTACATCGCGCAAGTGCGCCAGGCTGTGCGCCCCGGCGGTCACGTCATCGTCGCGGTGTTCGGGCCGGACGGGCCGATGCAGTGCAGCGGGCTCCCGGTGATGCGGTATGCGCCAGATGCGTTGCACGCCCAGTTCGGCGATGCCTTCGAACTGGTCGAACATGCGCCGAAAGCCCATCGGACACTCGCAGGCGTGGAGCAGCAGTTCGTCTATTGCCACTGCGTGATGCACTGA
- a CDS encoding YVTN family beta-propeller repeat protein — protein sequence MNSLKPLVLATALAVASFGASAASNPGDRVYTADQNTNTVSVIDPNTNTLLGQIKLGNQRPDVLSPIYKGEINVHGLGFSPDHRALVAIANGSNSVTFIDTATNKVKGVTYVGRSPHEAFFTRDGKEVWAVVRGENYVSVIDAKTFKEKRRIETAPGPGMVLFTPDGGRAFVVSSFTPEVAVVDTRSYKIVKRIPVVSPFSPFLQFTPDGKEVWMGHKDVGKVTRIDVKSMAVTSVIDTGFITNHLGFAKTARGTLAYVAVGGENVVKVYSTDGEAKLLNTIATGALPHGVWPSDDGTRMYVGLENGDAVQVIDTASDKVIAAVPIGQAPQALVYVSNAVPSGAGTDNLKPLANAAPVNIPLMPASGDAKGFVVARNFGVVDALELFLYKLKPETVYSIYVGDQKVPVASFKTNPMGMADGTAIGEIREVTRLQSEANPKTASIVVIEGDGPMDAAKVVLRSPM from the coding sequence ATGAATTCACTCAAACCCCTTGTCCTTGCCACGGCGCTGGCCGTTGCATCTTTCGGTGCATCGGCCGCTTCCAATCCCGGCGACCGCGTCTACACCGCAGACCAGAACACCAACACGGTGTCGGTGATCGACCCGAACACCAACACATTGCTCGGCCAGATCAAGCTGGGGAACCAGCGCCCCGACGTGCTGTCGCCGATCTACAAGGGCGAGATCAACGTTCACGGCCTCGGTTTCTCGCCCGACCACCGCGCGCTGGTCGCCATTGCCAACGGCTCGAACTCGGTGACCTTCATCGACACGGCGACCAACAAGGTCAAGGGCGTGACTTACGTCGGCCGCTCGCCGCACGAGGCCTTCTTCACGCGCGACGGCAAGGAGGTCTGGGCCGTGGTGCGCGGAGAAAACTACGTCTCGGTGATCGACGCGAAGACCTTCAAGGAGAAACGCCGGATCGAGACCGCGCCGGGTCCCGGCATGGTGCTGTTCACGCCGGACGGTGGGCGCGCCTTCGTGGTGTCGAGCTTCACGCCCGAAGTGGCCGTGGTCGACACGCGCTCGTACAAGATCGTGAAGCGCATTCCGGTCGTGAGTCCGTTCTCGCCGTTCCTGCAGTTCACGCCGGACGGCAAGGAAGTCTGGATGGGCCACAAGGACGTCGGCAAGGTCACTCGCATCGACGTGAAGTCGATGGCGGTGACGAGCGTGATCGACACCGGCTTCATCACCAACCATCTCGGCTTCGCCAAAACCGCGCGCGGCACGCTGGCTTACGTCGCCGTGGGTGGCGAGAACGTCGTGAAGGTCTACTCGACCGATGGCGAGGCGAAGCTGCTCAACACCATCGCGACTGGCGCGCTGCCGCATGGCGTCTGGCCATCGGACGACGGCACGCGCATGTACGTCGGACTGGAGAACGGCGATGCGGTCCAGGTGATCGATACCGCCAGCGACAAAGTCATCGCGGCAGTGCCGATTGGACAGGCTCCGCAGGCGCTGGTCTACGTTTCGAACGCCGTACCGTCGGGTGCCGGCACGGACAACCTGAAGCCGCTGGCCAACGCCGCGCCGGTCAACATCCCGCTCATGCCCGCTTCAGGCGATGCCAAGGGCTTCGTGGTGGCACGCAATTTCGGTGTGGTCGATGCGCTGGAACTGTTCCTCTACAAGCTCAAGCCGGAGACGGTCTACAGCATCTATGTGGGCGATCAGAAAGTGCCCGTCGCCAGCTTCAAGACCAATCCGATGGGAATGGCCGACGGCACGGCGATCGGCGAGATCCGCGAGGTCACTCGTCTGCAGTCGGAAGCCAATCCGAAGACCGCATCGATCGTGGTCATCGAAGGCGATGGGCCGATGGATGCAGCCAAGGTGGTTCTGCGCAGCCCGATGTGA
- a CDS encoding DUF305 domain-containing protein: MEQESGMSSGFVRAGFLGLLVAGSTLTQAADMHAHSMKAEGVVPPSFMASTAKPFDALMGDAMAVMDHDMRTAPMNGQPAHDFMTMMIPHHQGAIDMAKSILLNTQDPEVRNLAQGIITEQSNEIRLMQAWLARHASPAK, from the coding sequence ATGGAACAAGAAAGCGGCATGAGCAGCGGCTTCGTTCGTGCGGGGTTCCTCGGGTTGCTGGTCGCAGGGAGCACGTTGACGCAGGCGGCCGACATGCACGCGCACAGTATGAAAGCCGAGGGCGTCGTGCCTCCCAGCTTCATGGCCAGCACGGCCAAGCCCTTCGATGCGCTGATGGGCGATGCCATGGCCGTAATGGACCACGACATGCGCACCGCACCCATGAACGGCCAGCCCGCGCACGACTTCATGACCATGATGATTCCCCATCACCAGGGCGCCATCGACATGGCCAAGTCGATCCTGCTCAACACGCAAGACCCGGAAGTGCGCAACCTCGCGCAGGGAATCATCACCGAGCAGTCCAACGAGATCCGGCTGATGCAGGCCTGGCTCGCACGCCACGCATCACCCGCCAAGTAG
- a CDS encoding high-potential iron-sulfur protein, translating to MTPTNRRFFILQVAGAATALSVSAAHAQSGGPKLAETDPQAVALGYKEDTTKVDAKKFPNHAASQNCANCQLFQGKPKEATGGCPLFAGKQVAAAGWCSAWNKKAA from the coding sequence ATGACCCCCACGAATCGCCGCTTTTTCATCTTGCAAGTTGCCGGCGCGGCAACTGCGCTGTCCGTCTCCGCCGCCCACGCACAGTCCGGTGGCCCGAAGCTGGCCGAGACCGATCCTCAGGCCGTGGCGCTCGGCTACAAGGAAGACACCACCAAGGTCGACGCCAAGAAATTCCCCAATCACGCGGCCAGCCAGAACTGCGCGAACTGTCAGCTGTTTCAAGGCAAGCCCAAGGAAGCGACGGGCGGCTGCCCGCTGTTCGCCGGCAAGCAGGTCGCTGCTGCGGGCTGGTGCAGCGCATGGAACAAGAAAGCGGCATGA
- a CDS encoding c-type cytochrome, whose protein sequence is MKTTTFLARAVLGCCVLIAFNALAAPPDIKLQPDTSKLRPSKLPGYAIAMQKCAICHSADYVNYQPPGMTQTQWTAEMAKMQHTYGAPISDDEVKQLGAYLAVAYGSAKATDASVIAASTPASAPPAPPTSPGAAAAPPAGGGSVNVQALLASNACLSCHGLTQKIVGPGYHDIAEKYKADQQAQSKLEASIRGGSVGKWGSVPMPPFAALKPEEVKALAAFVLKQ, encoded by the coding sequence ATGAAAACCACCACTTTTTTGGCCCGCGCCGTTCTTGGCTGCTGCGTGTTGATCGCGTTCAACGCGTTGGCCGCGCCGCCCGACATCAAGCTGCAGCCCGACACGTCGAAGCTGCGCCCGTCGAAGCTGCCGGGCTACGCCATCGCGATGCAGAAATGCGCGATCTGCCATTCGGCGGACTACGTCAACTACCAGCCACCCGGCATGACGCAGACGCAGTGGACCGCCGAGATGGCCAAGATGCAGCACACCTACGGTGCGCCGATCAGTGATGACGAAGTCAAGCAGTTGGGTGCCTATTTGGCGGTCGCCTACGGGTCTGCGAAGGCCACAGACGCCAGTGTGATCGCCGCATCCACACCAGCGTCTGCGCCGCCCGCTCCGCCAACGTCACCGGGTGCTGCGGCCGCGCCACCAGCTGGTGGCGGGAGTGTCAACGTCCAAGCGCTTCTTGCGAGCAACGCGTGTCTGAGTTGCCATGGCCTGACCCAGAAGATCGTCGGTCCGGGCTATCACGACATCGCCGAAAAGTACAAGGCCGATCAGCAGGCGCAGTCGAAGCTGGAGGCCAGCATCCGTGGCGGCAGCGTCGGCAAGTGGGGCAGCGTGCCGATGCCGCCTTTCGCCGCACTGAAACCCGAAGAGGTGAAAGCGCTGGCTGCGTTCGTCTTGAAGCAGTAA
- the sorA gene encoding SorA family sulfite dehydrogenase catalytic subunit, with protein sequence MRSGREATPTAQHDAKRPPSRRRFVQGAGLLALGASPLAALAAGRDTGEGVTFADGPRPMVTYPQKRPLIRVHTRPPHLETPFSVFNEGPITANDAFFVRYHLANIPLAVDPATYRLTVKGKVNTPLNLSLADLKALAEPVEVVAVNQCSGNSRGYSSPRVFGAQLANGAMGNARWVGVPLRKVLEKAGVAAGARQVTFNGLDTPVLPATSDFRKALDIEHALQDEPMLAWGMNGKDLPFLNGYPVKLIVPGYFGTYWVKHLSEIEVIDHVFDGHDALFMTTAYRVPDNDCQCVAPGSAAAKTRPISTLPVRSFITSVQAGGILPSARSIELKGIAFDGGAGIKTVEVSIDGGQSWKAATLGKDLGRFSFREWRAPVSFAKKGRAVLMVRATNQKGEGQPATVDWNPAGYRRHVVESTPVTIA encoded by the coding sequence ATGAGATCAGGTCGCGAAGCCACACCCACCGCGCAGCACGACGCCAAGCGCCCTCCATCCCGTCGGCGCTTCGTCCAGGGCGCCGGTCTTCTCGCGCTGGGTGCGTCGCCGCTCGCCGCGCTGGCGGCTGGTCGCGATACTGGCGAAGGCGTGACCTTTGCCGACGGACCGCGCCCCATGGTGACGTACCCGCAAAAACGGCCGCTGATTCGCGTTCACACCCGGCCGCCGCATCTGGAAACGCCGTTCTCAGTCTTTAACGAAGGGCCGATCACCGCCAACGACGCTTTCTTCGTGCGTTACCACCTGGCCAACATCCCGCTGGCGGTCGACCCTGCTACCTACCGGCTCACCGTCAAGGGAAAGGTCAACACGCCGCTGAACCTGTCGCTGGCCGATCTGAAGGCATTGGCAGAGCCTGTGGAAGTGGTGGCGGTCAATCAGTGTTCCGGCAACAGCCGCGGGTACTCGTCGCCGCGCGTCTTCGGCGCCCAGCTCGCCAATGGCGCGATGGGCAATGCCCGCTGGGTCGGCGTGCCGCTGCGCAAGGTGCTCGAGAAGGCGGGTGTGGCTGCGGGTGCCCGGCAGGTGACCTTCAACGGCCTCGACACGCCGGTGCTGCCCGCGACCTCGGACTTTCGCAAGGCGCTGGACATCGAACACGCGCTGCAGGACGAACCGATGCTCGCTTGGGGCATGAACGGCAAGGACCTTCCGTTCCTCAACGGCTACCCGGTCAAGCTCATCGTACCGGGCTACTTCGGCACCTACTGGGTCAAGCACCTCTCGGAAATCGAGGTCATCGACCATGTGTTCGACGGCCATGACGCGCTGTTCATGACGACCGCCTACCGCGTGCCCGACAACGACTGCCAGTGCGTGGCACCGGGTTCCGCAGCGGCGAAGACGCGGCCGATCTCGACGCTGCCCGTGCGCAGCTTCATCACCAGCGTCCAGGCCGGTGGCATCCTGCCTTCCGCTCGCTCGATCGAACTCAAGGGCATCGCCTTCGATGGCGGTGCCGGCATCAAGACGGTGGAAGTCTCCATCGACGGCGGCCAGAGCTGGAAGGCGGCGACGCTCGGCAAGGATCTGGGGCGCTTCTCGTTTCGGGAATGGCGGGCACCGGTGAGCTTCGCGAAGAAGGGCCGAGCCGTGCTCATGGTCCGCGCGACCAATCAGAAGGGCGAAGGCCAGCCTGCCACGGTGGACTGGAATCCGGCAGGTTACCGCCGCCATGTGGTCGAGTCCACGCCGGTCACCATCGCCTGA
- a CDS encoding substrate-binding domain-containing protein: MWRRRWLRLRQRCRRPRREEALVDYLRSPAAQAIFEKWGWKTP, encoded by the coding sequence GTGTGGAGGCGACGCTGGCTGCGCCTGCGGCAAAGATGCAGAAGGCCGCGCCGTGAAGAAGCGCTCGTGGACTACCTGAGATCGCCTGCAGCACAAGCAATCTTCGAGAAGTGGGGTTGGAAGACACCCTGA